Proteins encoded together in one Verrucomicrobiia bacterium window:
- a CDS encoding DUF5703 domain-containing protein — translation MKEQRTHCIVVLVLLVSFLACCASEAGILPADVLSELNSYNLNWTTPSANGSPGSMPIGNGDLTANVWVENNGGDLLMYIGKSDSLSEGTRILKLGRERIHFSPNPFATGQPFNQTLDFYHGEIDITAGQAGSQISLRIYADANQPLIRITASGQQNFTMSCSNEIWRTSAQGTTNGDSDSFRGVAGATPAPVESADQTVALPDRLVWYHKNTSSYFNSIFKAENLNGLSGGYSDPWTNRIFGATILATNFSVANNQLLQSGLGTNFLISIYPYTTQAANEAIWQSQMNAQIAAAASTDEGTARNNHYAWWDAFWNRSWIFISGDANATNVTRGYLEQRFLDACQGRGKFPIHFNGGLFTFDYNGQNADYRNWGPGYWNQNTRLSYWPMLASGDFEMMLPFFNIYTNMLPLQMAATQKYYGHAGAFFPETFNLFGLYYGDDWGWNSSTATTCGDTYIKYHYQGGLETLAMMLSYYDYTQDSAFATNYLVPIATQAIRFFNDHWSKVNGKLFFYPANACEMYWSCTNSADYISGLNSDIQRLLSLPANLTTPALTNEWNSCLTALPPLPMDSTGTYVKPAQTYGVTRNSENPECYCIFPYRLFGLGTSNFNVGLATFNNRTVQNYKFDWSQDVIEEPLVGLTSAAQADVINNFKDTDSACRFQAFWTSRNDYIPCEDTGGAARSGLEYMLLQCVGNQIRPLPAWPTMWSVDYKLCAPSNTTVRLILTNGVVSQLTVSPAIRTNDLVEPTPAAPSSVTAKGGFGQAGIFWTASTGTSAYNVKRATVSGGPYINIATNITGLSYINTGLSNGTNYYYVISALNLWGESTNSGEVTITPGTNAAVRFEGDLIVNLPSQNLTPGSKVWTNQTSNAKGVGNFTSVGNANLDLVNLTWNGQSVRTLFINQNGNNSVQSALVSPTEINSNNPVSVEAWIYPVDVNQTSCYLNYGDQGGSSSPMNEREFDYDTGGHGVISGNFGNLDTGWATTPTAAAWHYIAVTYDGTRIQGYMDGNLDVTRTIGTPISTVQTVMQVGSAINGTSMNGGNDPFHGYIACARVESGLLTADDITANYVLGPLGTAAAITPAGLAAAAGDGQVKLSWNASANATGYYLRRSNAANGTYTVIATNLSSLSFTNTGLSNGAIYYFTISATNSAGESSVSIPVSAQPVSMIPPQLSASVSTGQIQFNWPLNNVGWILQAQTNLAGSGITANWTIVAASQLTNQIAIPITTNGNVFFRLVYP, via the coding sequence GTGAAAGAGCAACGCACTCATTGTATCGTCGTTTTGGTTTTGCTGGTTAGTTTTCTGGCCTGCTGCGCAAGCGAGGCGGGCATTCTCCCGGCGGATGTTCTGTCTGAACTCAACAGCTATAATCTGAATTGGACAACGCCCAGCGCCAACGGTTCTCCCGGTTCCATGCCCATCGGCAACGGCGATCTCACCGCCAATGTATGGGTTGAAAACAACGGCGGCGATCTGTTGATGTATATCGGCAAGTCTGACAGTCTCAGTGAAGGCACGCGGATTCTAAAGCTTGGCCGCGAGCGAATTCATTTTTCGCCGAATCCCTTTGCCACCGGCCAGCCCTTCAATCAAACGCTGGATTTTTATCACGGCGAAATTGATATCACAGCGGGTCAGGCGGGCTCGCAAATTTCCCTGCGCATTTATGCGGATGCCAATCAACCGCTGATTCGCATCACGGCCAGCGGCCAGCAGAATTTCACGATGTCCTGCTCGAATGAAATCTGGCGCACTTCAGCCCAGGGAACCACGAACGGAGACTCGGACAGTTTTCGCGGTGTGGCTGGCGCGACTCCGGCTCCCGTTGAGAGCGCCGATCAAACCGTGGCTCTCCCGGATCGTTTGGTATGGTACCACAAAAATACGAGTTCTTACTTTAATTCGATCTTCAAGGCGGAAAATCTTAACGGACTGTCGGGCGGTTATAGCGACCCGTGGACCAACCGCATTTTTGGCGCGACGATTCTGGCCACAAATTTCAGCGTCGCAAATAATCAATTATTGCAATCCGGCTTGGGCACAAACTTCCTGATTTCCATTTATCCATACACGACGCAGGCGGCGAATGAAGCCATTTGGCAAAGCCAGATGAATGCGCAGATAGCGGCGGCGGCATCCACTGACGAAGGCACAGCGCGGAACAATCATTACGCGTGGTGGGACGCTTTTTGGAATCGAAGCTGGATCTTCATCAGTGGCGACGCGAATGCAACCAATGTGACTCGCGGTTATCTTGAACAACGCTTTCTTGACGCGTGCCAGGGTCGCGGGAAATTTCCGATCCACTTTAACGGCGGACTTTTTACTTTCGATTACAACGGGCAAAATGCCGACTATCGAAACTGGGGACCGGGTTATTGGAACCAAAATACGCGGCTTTCTTACTGGCCGATGCTGGCGTCCGGTGATTTCGAGATGATGCTCCCGTTTTTCAACATCTATACGAATATGCTGCCGCTGCAAATGGCGGCGACGCAAAAATATTATGGCCATGCCGGCGCTTTTTTCCCGGAAACTTTCAATCTTTTTGGACTTTATTACGGCGATGATTGGGGTTGGAACAGCAGCACCGCGACGACCTGTGGCGATACTTACATCAAGTATCATTACCAGGGCGGACTGGAAACCCTCGCGATGATGCTTAGCTATTATGATTACACGCAAGATAGCGCGTTCGCCACGAACTACCTCGTGCCGATCGCGACACAAGCCATTCGCTTCTTTAATGATCACTGGTCAAAGGTGAATGGAAAACTTTTCTTCTATCCGGCCAATGCGTGTGAGATGTATTGGAGTTGTACCAATTCAGCCGATTATATCTCTGGCCTTAACTCAGATATTCAACGGTTGCTCTCACTGCCCGCTAATTTGACGACGCCCGCGTTGACGAACGAATGGAACAGTTGTTTGACGGCGTTGCCGCCATTGCCGATGGATTCAACGGGCACTTATGTGAAACCGGCGCAGACATACGGCGTCACGCGCAATTCCGAGAACCCCGAATGCTATTGTATTTTTCCGTATCGGCTTTTTGGATTGGGCACGTCGAATTTCAATGTTGGTTTGGCCACTTTTAATAACCGGACGGTGCAGAACTATAAATTCGATTGGAGCCAGGACGTGATTGAAGAACCACTGGTTGGGTTGACCAGTGCGGCGCAGGCGGATGTCATCAATAATTTCAAAGACACAGATTCAGCGTGCCGGTTTCAGGCATTTTGGACTTCGCGAAATGATTATATTCCGTGCGAAGATACCGGAGGCGCGGCGCGAAGTGGCTTGGAATATATGCTTTTGCAATGCGTTGGGAATCAGATTCGCCCGTTGCCAGCGTGGCCGACGATGTGGAGCGTGGATTATAAGTTGTGCGCGCCGAGTAATACAACCGTTCGTCTGATTCTGACGAACGGTGTTGTCTCACAACTAACCGTGTCTCCCGCCATTCGCACCAATGATCTGGTAGAGCCGACACCGGCGGCGCCTTCCAGCGTTACAGCCAAAGGCGGTTTCGGACAGGCGGGGATTTTCTGGACAGCTTCGACCGGCACGAGTGCCTATAATGTCAAGCGAGCGACGGTGAGTGGTGGCCCATACATTAACATAGCCACGAATATAACCGGCTTGAGCTATATCAATACCGGCCTATCAAACGGAACAAATTATTATTACGTTATTTCGGCATTGAATCTTTGGGGAGAAAGCACCAATTCGGGGGAAGTAACGATTACTCCGGGAACGAATGCAGCAGTGCGATTCGAGGGAGATTTGATTGTGAATCTTCCATCGCAAAATCTCACGCCGGGTTCAAAGGTTTGGACCAACCAGACCAGCAATGCCAAGGGTGTAGGGAATTTTACCAGCGTTGGCAATGCGAATCTCGATTTGGTTAATCTGACGTGGAACGGTCAAAGCGTTCGCACTCTATTCATTAATCAAAATGGAAACAACTCGGTTCAGTCTGCTTTAGTAAGCCCGACAGAAATTAATTCGAACAATCCAGTTTCAGTCGAAGCTTGGATCTACCCCGTGGACGTCAATCAAACCAGTTGTTACCTCAACTATGGAGATCAGGGCGGCAGCAGTTCGCCGATGAACGAGCGAGAGTTTGATTACGACACCGGCGGGCATGGTGTGATCTCGGGAAATTTTGGCAACCTGGACACCGGCTGGGCAACGACACCAACCGCAGCGGCCTGGCATTACATCGCGGTCACTTACGACGGCACGCGCATTCAGGGTTATATGGACGGGAATCTGGATGTGACTCGCACCATCGGCACACCCATCTCGACCGTTCAAACCGTCATGCAAGTCGGTTCGGCGATCAATGGCACGAGCATGAATGGCGGCAACGATCCGTTTCATGGCTATATCGCCTGCGCGCGAGTGGAGAGCGGTTTGTTGACGGCGGATGATATTACTGCAAATTATGTGCTCGGACCTTTGGGTACGGCGGCGGCCATCACGCCAGCGGGGTTGGCGGCCGCGGCGGGTGATGGTCAAGTAAAACTCTCCTGGAACGCTTCTGCCAATGCTACTGGTTATTACCTTCGGCGCTCGAATGCTGCCAATGGCACTTATACTGTCATCGCAACGAATTTAAGTTCGTTGAGCTTCACCAATACCGGTTTGAGTAATGGAGCAATCTATTATTTCACAATATCAGCCACAAACTCCGCCGGGGAAAGCAGTGTTTCAATTCCGGTTAGCGCCCAACCAGTTTCGATGATTCCACCGCAGTTGAGTGCAAGCGTTAGCACTGGCCAGATACAATTCAACTGGCCGCTGAATAACGTGGGTTGGATATTGCAAGCGCAAACCAATTTGGCTGGTTCAGGTATTACCGCGAATTGGACGATCGTTGCCGCCTCACAGTTGACGAATCAAATAGCGATTCCGATTACGACTAATGGCAATGTCTTTTTCCGTTTAGTTTATCCGTGA